One region of Streptomyces sp. NBC_00442 genomic DNA includes:
- a CDS encoding ABC transporter permease: protein MSDTTLSPADLAAKHGLSVSGARPGLTAYIKQLWGRRHFILSFSSAKLTAQYSEAKLGQIWQVATPLLNALVYYFIFGVLMGTRKGIPNDVFIPFLVTGVFLFTFTQNSLMAGVRAISGNLGLVRALHFPRASLPISFALQQLQQLLFSMIVLMIVVVASGFAPGMTWILIVPVLALQFVFNTGLALIFARLGAKTPDLAQLMPFIMRTWMYSSGVMFSITAVLHDKPSWLKHVLQVNPAAIYMDLARYALLDGYGGGTLPPHVWVLATGWAVVVGALGFVYFWKAEERYGRG, encoded by the coding sequence GTGAGTGACACAACCCTGTCCCCGGCGGACCTCGCCGCCAAGCACGGGCTGTCGGTGAGCGGTGCCCGTCCCGGGCTGACCGCTTACATCAAGCAGCTGTGGGGTCGGCGCCACTTCATCCTGTCGTTCTCCTCGGCCAAGCTCACCGCCCAGTACAGCGAGGCGAAGCTCGGCCAGATCTGGCAGGTGGCGACGCCCCTGCTGAACGCGCTGGTCTACTACTTCATCTTCGGCGTGCTCATGGGAACGAGAAAGGGCATCCCCAACGATGTCTTCATCCCGTTCCTGGTGACCGGCGTGTTCCTGTTCACCTTCACGCAGAACTCGCTGATGGCCGGCGTACGGGCCATTTCGGGCAACCTGGGCCTGGTGCGGGCGCTGCACTTCCCGCGCGCGTCCCTGCCGATCTCGTTCGCGCTCCAGCAGCTCCAGCAGCTGCTGTTCTCGATGATCGTCCTGATGATCGTGGTGGTCGCCTCCGGCTTCGCACCGGGCATGACGTGGATCCTCATCGTTCCCGTGCTCGCGCTGCAATTCGTCTTCAACACCGGACTCGCGCTGATCTTCGCCCGGCTCGGCGCGAAGACGCCCGACCTCGCGCAGCTGATGCCGTTCATCATGCGTACGTGGATGTATTCGTCCGGAGTGATGTTCAGCATCACCGCGGTGCTCCACGACAAGCCGAGCTGGCTCAAGCACGTCCTGCAGGTCAACCCCGCCGCGATCTACATGGATCTCGCGCGCTACGCCCTGCTGGACGGATACGGCGGCGGGACCCTGCCCCCGCACGTCTGGGTCCTGGCGACCGGCTGGGCCGTCGTCGTGGGCGCCCTGGGATTCGTGTACTTCTGGAAGGCTGAGGAGCGCTATGGCCGTGGCTGA
- a CDS encoding glycosyltransferase family 2 protein yields the protein MSAPMKVGAVIITMGNRPAELRALLDSVAQQEGDRVEAVVVGNGAPVPDVPEGVRTVELPENLGIPGGRNVGIEAFGPSGAEMDVLLFLDDDGLLARPDTAELCRQAFAADPELGIVSFRIADPETGVTQRRHVPRLRASDPMRSSRVTTFLGGANAVRTRVFAEVGGLPDEFFYAHEETDLAWRALDAGWMIDYRADMVLNHPTTAPSRHAVYHRMVARNRVWLARRNLPALLVPVYLGVWLLLTLARKPSGPALKAWFGGFKEGWTTPCGPRRPMKWRTVFKLTRLGRPPVI from the coding sequence GTGAGCGCCCCGATGAAGGTCGGCGCGGTCATCATCACCATGGGTAACCGCCCCGCCGAGCTGCGCGCCCTGCTCGACTCCGTCGCCCAGCAGGAAGGCGACCGCGTCGAGGCCGTGGTGGTCGGAAACGGCGCCCCGGTCCCGGACGTCCCCGAGGGCGTGCGCACCGTGGAGCTGCCGGAGAACCTGGGCATCCCGGGCGGCCGCAACGTCGGCATCGAGGCGTTCGGTCCCTCGGGCGCCGAGATGGACGTCCTGCTGTTCCTCGACGACGACGGTCTGCTCGCCCGTCCGGACACGGCCGAGCTGTGCCGCCAGGCCTTCGCGGCCGACCCGGAGCTCGGCATCGTCAGCTTCCGGATCGCCGACCCGGAGACCGGCGTCACCCAGCGCCGTCACGTGCCGAGGCTGCGCGCCTCCGACCCGATGCGCTCATCGCGTGTGACCACCTTCCTCGGCGGCGCCAACGCCGTGCGGACCCGGGTGTTCGCGGAGGTCGGCGGGCTGCCCGACGAGTTCTTCTACGCGCACGAGGAGACCGACCTCGCCTGGCGGGCCCTGGACGCCGGCTGGATGATCGACTACCGCGCCGACATGGTCCTCAACCATCCGACGACCGCCCCGTCCCGGCACGCGGTCTACCACCGGATGGTGGCCCGCAACCGGGTCTGGCTCGCCCGCCGCAACCTTCCGGCGCTCCTGGTCCCCGTCTACCTCGGCGTCTGGCTGCTCCTGACCCTGGCGCGGAAGCCCTCGGGTCCCGCCCTGAAGGCCTGGTTCGGCGGGTTCAAGGAGGGCTGGACGACGCCCTGCGGACCGCGCCGCCCCATGAAGTGGCGTACGGTCTTCAAGCTCACCCGGCTGGGCCGTCCCCCCGTCATCTGA
- a CDS encoding CDP-alcohol phosphatidyltransferase family protein, translating to MPRPSVAELRPVVHPAGVKDRVSGEHWGGRLYMREISLRITRVLVTTKVTPNQLTYLMTLSGVLAAPALLVPGVWGAVLGVVAVQGYLLLDCVDGEVARWKKQFSLSGVYLDRVGAYLCDAAVLVGFGLRAADLWGPGRIDWLWAFLGTLAALGAILIKAETDLVGVARHQAGLPQVKDAAATPRSSGMALARRAAAALKFHRLVLGIEASLLILVLAVVDQVRGDLYFSRLGVAVLAGIALLQTLLHLVSVLASSRLK from the coding sequence ATGCCAAGACCATCCGTAGCTGAGCTCCGCCCGGTCGTGCACCCGGCGGGTGTGAAGGACCGGGTCAGCGGCGAGCACTGGGGCGGCCGCCTCTACATGCGCGAGATCTCGCTGCGCATCACCCGTGTCCTGGTCACCACCAAGGTCACGCCGAACCAGCTGACGTATCTGATGACCCTCAGCGGGGTCCTCGCCGCCCCCGCGCTGCTCGTGCCGGGCGTCTGGGGCGCCGTCCTCGGTGTCGTCGCCGTCCAGGGTTACCTGCTGCTCGACTGTGTCGACGGCGAAGTGGCGCGCTGGAAGAAGCAGTTCTCGCTCTCCGGCGTCTACCTCGACCGCGTCGGCGCCTACCTGTGCGACGCGGCGGTCCTGGTCGGCTTCGGCCTGCGCGCCGCCGACCTGTGGGGCCCCGGCCGCATCGACTGGCTGTGGGCCTTCCTCGGTACGCTCGCGGCGCTCGGCGCCATCCTGATCAAGGCCGAGACCGACCTCGTCGGCGTCGCCCGCCACCAGGCCGGGCTGCCGCAGGTCAAGGACGCGGCCGCCACACCGCGCTCCTCCGGCATGGCGCTCGCCCGCAGGGCCGCCGCCGCGCTGAAGTTCCACCGGCTCGTCCTCGGCATCGAGGCCTCCCTGCTGATCCTGGTCCTCGCCGTCGTGGACCAGGTCCGTGGCGACCTGTACTTCTCGCGTCTGGGCGTCGCGGTGCTCGCGGGCATCGCGCTCCTTCAGACGCTGCTGCACCTGGTGTCCGTCCTCGCCTCCAGCAGGCTGAAGTGA
- a CDS encoding iron-containing alcohol dehydrogenase family protein encodes MPVLTRLIPSPVVVDIRRGALDDLACVLADQRISASGKLAVAISGGSGAVLRERLAPALPGADWYEVGGGTLDDAIKLADAMKSGHYDAVVGLGGGKIIDCAKYAAARIGLPLVAVPTNLAHDGLCSPVATLDNDAGRGSYGVPTPIAVVIDLDVIREAPARFVRSGIGDAISNISCIADWELSNRETGESIDGLAAAMARQAGEAVLRHPGGVGDDGFLQVLAEGLVLTGISMSISGDSRPASGACHEINHAFDILFPKRAASHGEQVGLGAAFAMHLRGAVEESALMASVLRRHRLPVTPEEIGFSVDEFVQAVEFAPQTRPGRYTILEHLDLSTDQIRDAYADYAKTIRS; translated from the coding sequence GTGCCAGTACTGACGCGACTGATTCCGTCGCCCGTCGTCGTCGACATCCGCCGCGGAGCGCTGGACGATCTGGCCTGCGTCCTCGCCGACCAGCGCATCTCCGCGTCGGGCAAACTCGCGGTGGCCATCAGCGGCGGCTCCGGGGCGGTGCTGCGCGAGCGGCTGGCCCCGGCGCTGCCCGGCGCCGACTGGTACGAGGTCGGCGGCGGCACGCTCGACGACGCCATCAAGCTCGCCGACGCGATGAAGTCGGGTCACTACGACGCCGTCGTCGGGCTCGGCGGCGGCAAAATCATCGACTGCGCCAAGTACGCCGCGGCGCGCATCGGTCTCCCCCTGGTCGCCGTCCCGACCAACCTGGCGCACGACGGCCTCTGCTCGCCGGTCGCCACCCTCGACAACGACGCGGGCCGCGGCTCCTACGGGGTGCCCACGCCGATCGCCGTCGTCATCGACCTGGACGTCATCCGCGAGGCTCCCGCCCGCTTCGTGCGGTCCGGCATCGGCGACGCCATCTCGAACATCTCCTGCATCGCGGACTGGGAGCTGTCGAACCGGGAGACCGGCGAATCCATCGACGGCCTCGCTGCGGCCATGGCCCGCCAGGCCGGCGAGGCCGTGCTGCGCCACCCCGGCGGCGTCGGAGACGACGGCTTCCTCCAAGTGCTCGCCGAGGGCCTCGTCCTCACCGGCATCTCCATGTCGATCTCCGGTGACTCGCGCCCCGCGTCGGGCGCCTGCCACGAGATCAACCACGCCTTCGACATCCTCTTCCCCAAGCGGGCCGCGAGCCACGGCGAACAAGTGGGCCTCGGTGCCGCCTTCGCCATGCACCTGCGCGGCGCGGTGGAGGAGTCCGCGCTGATGGCGAGCGTGCTCAGGCGCCACCGGCTGCCGGTCACCCCGGAGGAGATCGGCTTCAGCGTGGACGAGTTCGTCCAGGCCGTCGAGTTCGCCCCGCAGACCCGGCCCGGCCGCTACACCATCCTGGAACACCTCGACCTGTCCACCGACCAGATCAGGGACGCGTACGCCGACTATGCCAAGACCATCCGTAGCTGA
- a CDS encoding phosphocholine cytidylyltransferase family protein: MIGLVLAAGAGRRLRPYTDTLPKALVPVDGDTTVLDIALKNFAEVGLTEVAIVVGYRKEAVYARKEALEATYGVAITLIDNDKAEEWNNAYSLWCAREVLKRGVILANGDTVHPVSVEKTLLAARGKGQKIILALDTVKSLADEEMKVITAEGKGVQRITKLMDPATATGEYIGVTLIEAEAAEELADALKTTFERDPDLYYEDGYQELVNRGFTVDVAPIGEVSWVEIDNHDDLAKGREIACQY; this comes from the coding sequence ATGATTGGCCTCGTACTGGCAGCCGGTGCCGGACGCCGTCTGCGCCCCTACACCGACACGCTCCCGAAGGCCCTCGTGCCTGTCGACGGTGACACCACCGTCCTGGACATCGCGCTGAAGAACTTCGCCGAGGTCGGTCTCACCGAGGTCGCCATCGTCGTCGGCTACCGCAAGGAGGCCGTGTACGCGCGCAAGGAGGCCCTGGAGGCCACGTACGGCGTCGCGATCACGCTGATCGACAACGACAAGGCGGAGGAGTGGAACAACGCCTACTCCCTGTGGTGCGCCCGTGAGGTCCTCAAGCGGGGCGTGATCCTCGCCAACGGCGACACCGTCCACCCCGTCTCCGTCGAGAAGACCCTCCTCGCCGCGCGCGGCAAGGGCCAGAAGATCATCCTCGCCCTCGACACGGTGAAGTCGCTCGCCGACGAGGAGATGAAGGTCATCACCGCCGAGGGCAAGGGCGTCCAGCGCATCACCAAGCTGATGGACCCGGCGACCGCCACCGGCGAGTACATCGGTGTCACGCTCATCGAGGCCGAGGCCGCCGAGGAGCTCGCCGACGCCCTGAAGACCACCTTCGAGCGCGACCCCGACCTCTACTACGAGGACGGCTACCAGGAGCTCGTGAACCGCGGCTTCACCGTCGACGTGGCCCCCATCGGCGAGGTGTCGTGGGTCGAGATCGACAACCACGACGACCTGGCGAAGGGCCGTGAGATCGCGTGCCAGTACTGA
- a CDS encoding DUF5941 domain-containing protein, with amino-acid sequence MSTAILTGPPVPGSQLGPDLRALGFDVQEALLPDELPRLVGRVPAGERVALVDPRFVGHRHALRLALTDPRFPAAAVPGALAVQADARPALARAVAATAPTSPVRVASVLADDVAVAIETDGVAVHHPDLGSLVASVPADGAAAAEAARAVAAVDDEAVRLRNAVKSRDGFFTTHCISPYSRYIARWCARRGLTPNQVTTASLITALIAAGCAATGTRGGYVAAGVLLILSFVLDCTDGQLARYSLQYSTMGAWLDATFDRAKEYAYYAGLALGAARGGDDVWALALGAMVLQTCRHVVDFSYNEAHVVGTDATANTSPTAALSDRLDSVGWTVWVRRMIVLPIGERWAMIAVLTALTTPRIVFYALLIGCAFAACYTTAGRVLRSVTRRATRTDRAARALAELADSGPLAHLVAARAPRIPGAPVVAAVGAAALIAAALTQPVGGSQMIVAAVFYAVLSGLAVAGPLKGALDWLVPPLFRVAEYCTVLVLAARSDVNGALPAAFGLVSAVAYHHYDTVYRIKGGSGAPPQWLVRVIGGHEGRTLVVAVLAAVLATRGTDFTLALTALAAAIALVVLVESIRFWVSSGAPAVHDEGETA; translated from the coding sequence CTGTCGACCGCCATCCTTACCGGTCCGCCGGTACCCGGATCGCAGCTCGGACCCGATCTGCGCGCGCTGGGATTCGACGTACAAGAGGCCCTGCTCCCCGACGAGCTGCCCCGCCTGGTCGGCCGGGTCCCGGCCGGTGAGCGCGTCGCCCTGGTCGACCCGCGCTTCGTCGGCCACCGTCACGCGCTGCGTCTCGCGCTGACCGACCCCCGCTTCCCCGCCGCCGCGGTGCCGGGCGCCCTCGCCGTCCAGGCCGACGCCCGCCCCGCGCTCGCCCGCGCCGTCGCGGCCACCGCGCCCACGTCACCGGTCCGCGTCGCCTCCGTGCTCGCCGACGACGTCGCCGTGGCCATCGAGACCGACGGCGTCGCGGTGCACCACCCCGATCTGGGCTCGCTCGTGGCGAGCGTCCCCGCCGACGGGGCCGCCGCGGCCGAGGCCGCGCGCGCCGTCGCCGCCGTCGACGACGAGGCCGTTCGCCTGCGCAACGCGGTCAAGTCCCGCGACGGCTTCTTCACCACCCACTGCATCAGCCCCTACTCCCGCTACATCGCCCGCTGGTGCGCCCGCCGCGGTCTGACCCCCAACCAGGTCACCACCGCATCGCTGATCACCGCCCTGATCGCGGCCGGCTGCGCGGCGACCGGGACCCGCGGCGGTTACGTCGCGGCGGGCGTGCTGCTGATCCTCTCCTTCGTCCTGGACTGCACCGACGGGCAGCTCGCCCGCTACTCGCTCCAGTACTCGACGATGGGCGCCTGGCTCGACGCCACCTTCGACCGCGCCAAGGAGTACGCGTACTACGCGGGCCTGGCACTGGGAGCCGCCCGGGGCGGCGACGACGTATGGGCGCTCGCGCTCGGCGCGATGGTGCTCCAGACCTGCCGGCACGTCGTGGACTTCTCCTACAACGAGGCGCACGTCGTGGGCACCGACGCCACGGCGAACACCAGCCCCACCGCCGCCCTGTCCGACCGGCTCGACTCGGTCGGCTGGACGGTGTGGGTACGTCGCATGATCGTGCTGCCCATCGGCGAGCGCTGGGCGATGATCGCGGTCCTGACCGCCCTCACCACGCCCCGCATCGTCTTCTACGCGCTGCTCATCGGCTGCGCCTTCGCCGCCTGCTACACCACCGCGGGCCGCGTCCTGCGCTCCGTGACCCGCCGCGCCACCCGCACCGACCGCGCCGCCCGTGCGCTCGCCGAGCTCGCCGACAGCGGGCCCCTCGCGCACCTGGTCGCCGCCAGGGCGCCCCGGATCCCGGGCGCGCCCGTCGTCGCGGCCGTCGGCGCCGCCGCCCTGATCGCCGCGGCGCTCACCCAGCCCGTCGGCGGCAGCCAGATGATCGTCGCGGCCGTCTTCTACGCGGTCCTGTCCGGCCTCGCCGTCGCGGGCCCCCTCAAGGGCGCCCTCGACTGGCTCGTGCCGCCCCTGTTCCGGGTGGCCGAATACTGCACGGTCCTCGTCCTGGCCGCCCGCTCCGACGTGAACGGGGCCCTTCCCGCGGCCTTCGGGCTCGTATCCGCGGTCGCCTACCATCACTACGACACGGTCTACCGCATCAAGGGCGGCTCCGGCGCGCCGCCGCAGTGGCTGGTGCGGGTGATCGGCGGCCACGAGGGCCGCACGCTCGTGGTGGCGGTGCTCGCCGCCGTCCTCGCCACGCGAGGCACCGACTTCACCCTGGCGCTCACCGCCCTCGCGGCGGCCATCGCGCTCGTGGTGCTCGTGGAGTCCATCCGGTTCTGGGTGTCCTCCGGAGCACCTGCCGTACATGACGAAGGAGAAACAGCATGA
- a CDS encoding cation diffusion facilitator family transporter, which produces MGAGHDHGHTHGGPPPTGTAAAAYRGRLRIALGITLTVMIVEIVGGLLADSLALVADAAHMATDGLGLAMALLAIHFANRPAAGNRTFGYARAEILAALVNCMLLLGVGGYILFEAVARFVEPAGTAGGTAVVFGLIGLAANSVSLCLLMKGQQESLNVRGAFLEVLSDALGSGAVVVAGLVIMTTGWQAADPIASLVIGVMIVPRTVKLLRETLNVLLESAPKGVDMAEVRSHIVGLPGVEDVHDLHAWTITSGMPVLSAHVVVSQEMLDSVGHEKLLHELQGCLGDHFDVEHCTFQLEPSGHAEHEARLCH; this is translated from the coding sequence ATGGGGGCTGGGCACGACCACGGACACACACACGGCGGGCCGCCGCCGACGGGCACCGCGGCCGCCGCCTACCGGGGACGGCTGCGCATCGCGCTCGGCATCACACTGACCGTGATGATCGTGGAGATCGTCGGCGGACTCCTCGCGGACTCCCTCGCCCTCGTCGCGGACGCGGCGCACATGGCGACGGACGGCCTCGGGCTCGCGATGGCGCTGCTCGCCATCCACTTCGCCAACCGCCCGGCCGCCGGCAACCGCACCTTCGGGTACGCCCGCGCCGAGATCCTCGCCGCGCTCGTCAACTGCATGCTGCTGCTCGGCGTCGGCGGCTACATCCTGTTCGAGGCGGTCGCACGGTTCGTCGAGCCGGCCGGCACCGCGGGCGGCACGGCCGTCGTCTTCGGGCTGATCGGCCTGGCCGCCAACTCGGTCTCGCTCTGCCTCCTGATGAAGGGGCAGCAGGAGAGCCTGAACGTGCGCGGCGCCTTCCTCGAAGTGCTCTCCGACGCGCTCGGCTCGGGCGCCGTGGTCGTGGCCGGTCTGGTCATCATGACCACCGGCTGGCAGGCCGCGGACCCGATCGCCTCCCTGGTGATCGGCGTGATGATCGTGCCCAGGACCGTCAAGCTGCTGCGCGAGACCCTCAACGTCCTGCTCGAATCGGCCCCCAAGGGGGTCGACATGGCGGAGGTGCGGTCGCACATCGTGGGGCTGCCGGGCGTCGAGGACGTACACGATCTGCACGCCTGGACGATCACGTCCGGGATGCCGGTGCTGTCGGCGCACGTGGTGGTCAGCCAGGAGATGCTCGACTCGGTGGGGCACGAGAAGCTGCTGCACGAGTTGCAGGGGTGCCTGGGCGACCATTTCGACGTCGAGCACTGCACCTTCCAGCTAGAACCGAGCGGGCACGCCGAGCACGAGGCGCGGCTCTGTCACTGA
- the idi gene encoding isopentenyl-diphosphate Delta-isomerase yields MPSTPATTANNSSNGTAGAAPEIMLELVDENGNTIGTAEKLSAHQAPGQLHRAFSVFLFDSAGRLLIQRRALGKYHSPGVWSNTCCGHPYPGESPFAAAARRTYEELGISPTLLAEAGTVRYNHPDPDSGLVEQEYNHLFVGLAQSPLRPDPEEIGETAFVTPEELAERHAAAPFSAWFMTVLDAARPAVKELTGPDAGW; encoded by the coding sequence ATGCCGAGCACACCAGCCACCACGGCGAACAACTCGTCGAACGGGACCGCGGGCGCCGCACCGGAGATCATGCTCGAACTCGTCGACGAGAACGGCAACACCATCGGAACCGCGGAGAAGCTCTCCGCCCACCAGGCGCCCGGACAGCTGCACCGGGCGTTTTCCGTTTTCCTCTTCGACTCCGCGGGCCGGCTCCTGATCCAGCGCCGGGCCCTCGGCAAGTACCACTCCCCCGGCGTCTGGTCCAACACCTGCTGCGGCCACCCCTACCCCGGCGAGTCCCCGTTCGCGGCGGCCGCCCGGCGCACCTACGAAGAGTTGGGCATCTCGCCGACGCTGCTCGCCGAGGCGGGCACGGTGCGCTACAACCACCCGGACCCGGATTCGGGTCTGGTCGAGCAGGAGTACAACCACCTGTTCGTGGGCCTCGCGCAGTCGCCGCTGCGGCCGGACCCGGAGGAGATCGGCGAGACCGCGTTCGTGACGCCCGAGGAACTGGCCGAGCGGCACGCGGCCGCCCCGTTCTCGGCGTGGTTCATGACGGTGCTCGACGCGGCGCGGCCCGCGGTGAAGGAGCTCACGGGGCCC